A single Spirochaetae bacterium HGW-Spirochaetae-1 DNA region contains:
- the rpoC gene encoding DNA-directed RNA polymerase subunit beta', whose amino-acid sequence MRDFNDFSSMQIKLASPDLIREWSYGEVKKPETINYRTLKPERDGLFCERIFGTTKEWECYCGKFKSIRYKGVVCDRCGVEVTHYKVRRERGGHIELATPVAHIWYYRSVPSRMGLLLDLTVNSLKSVLYYEKFIVIEPGDAAEEDVKRGDILDEDAFYNYYEKYGDTFIASMGAEAIKELLISIDLDEESRILRMEIHAKSAKEVKIDKKLIKRLEIIEAFKESGNRPEWMILDVVPVIPPELRPMVQLDGGRFATSDLNDLYRRVINRNNRLKRLLMLRAPEIIVRNEKRMLQEAVDALFDNSRRKRAVKGKGNRPLKSLSDMLKGKQGRFRQNLLGKRVDYSGRSVIVVGPELKLYQCGLPKKMAIELFKPFIMKRLVDKDYVQNIKSAKKMVENERPEVWEVLEEVIAEHPVLLNRAPTLHRLGIQAFEPILVEGKAIKLHPLVCHAYNADFDGDQMAVHVPLSPRAQLECWTLMLSSHNLLSPANGHPVVTPSQDIVLGIYYLTAMVEGSTGEDKFFDEYEDVLRILEYSGIRLRTKIKFLQGDEFIETTPGRLIFNKLLPVDFPFENKAITDKDISRIIASVLRQYGPNVTVKMLDDIKETGYHYATHFGPTISMSDIIVPEEKRGIIEAEDKKVEAIENEYRNGFITDEERYNRVINLWTNANEMIANKMFEQFSRSRGGMNPIFAMAQSGARGSKQQIRQLAGMRGLMAKPTGEIIEVPIRANFKEGLTVLEYFISTNGARKGLADTALKTADAGYLTRRLVDIAQDVVINIEDCGTSVGIDIHAIKEGDDVIESLGARALGRTLLYDLIHPVTGEVLRKSDDIVDEEVAELIDQLNIDAIEIRSVLTCDARHGVCAKCYGRNLGTSRHVELGEAVGIIAAQSIGQPGTQLTMRTFHIGGIASRSVEESEIKLNYPVYIKELTSKTIKTDDKKTISVRRGYLIVQRVIYKQTVKGEIEFNHNDGEKVYAGTVIAKSEDKDIIAKNSGILKIVKKTFYILGDPHSIPINVGAEMQTKTDKFHERGEIIASFDPWFEPILTEISGQVEYVDIELNKSLREEIDPQSNVTKRVIVEYKTEKLQPRINITGTSGEPLTYLLPKGAHIMLDDKIKVAAGTVLAKIPRGAAKTKDITGGLPRVAELFEARTPKDAATLTAIDGTVTIGDTVKNKRKIIVEGSDGTQKEYSIPVSKFLRVQDGDWIVKGEKIDDGPVDPHEILRIKGPRDLQKFLVNEIQEVYRLQGVVINDKHIEIIVRQMLRKVKLADQGDSQFVIEQIVDKFDFIEENNRVLSEGGKPATAIPVLMGITKAALNTESFISAASFQETTRVLTDAAIKGKVDQLRGLKENVIIGHLIPAGTGVRDYNRVEVYQKTPGDLEGSFEDEEGQAEIEEALPMEEAPVVKKPIKSDTDSVDDMKDEDDDEDFD is encoded by the coding sequence ATGAGGGACTTTAACGATTTCAGTTCTATGCAAATCAAACTGGCTTCTCCTGATCTGATCAGAGAATGGTCCTATGGTGAGGTTAAGAAACCGGAAACCATTAATTATAGAACGCTGAAACCCGAGCGTGACGGTCTGTTTTGCGAAAGGATCTTTGGAACGACCAAGGAATGGGAATGTTACTGCGGTAAATTCAAGTCCATCCGATATAAAGGTGTTGTGTGCGATCGTTGCGGTGTTGAGGTTACGCACTATAAAGTCCGCCGCGAGCGGGGCGGTCATATCGAGCTCGCAACGCCGGTAGCGCATATCTGGTATTACAGATCAGTTCCGTCAAGAATGGGACTCCTTCTCGATTTGACGGTGAATTCGTTGAAATCTGTTTTGTATTATGAAAAATTCATTGTCATCGAACCGGGTGATGCCGCCGAGGAAGATGTTAAACGCGGTGATATACTCGACGAAGATGCATTCTACAATTATTATGAAAAGTATGGTGATACCTTCATAGCCAGCATGGGGGCGGAAGCGATAAAGGAACTTCTTATCAGCATTGATCTTGATGAAGAATCAAGAATTCTCAGGATGGAAATTCATGCCAAATCGGCAAAAGAAGTTAAAATAGATAAAAAACTTATCAAACGTCTCGAAATAATAGAGGCTTTTAAAGAATCGGGAAATCGCCCCGAATGGATGATTCTCGATGTTGTCCCTGTTATACCGCCGGAATTGCGACCCATGGTACAGCTCGATGGCGGCAGATTTGCCACATCGGACCTTAATGATCTGTATCGGAGGGTGATAAACAGGAATAATCGATTAAAACGTCTCTTGATGCTCAGAGCTCCGGAAATTATCGTGCGCAATGAAAAGAGGATGCTCCAGGAAGCGGTTGATGCGCTTTTCGATAACAGCAGGAGAAAACGGGCCGTAAAGGGGAAAGGAAACAGACCTCTCAAATCTCTCAGCGATATGCTCAAGGGAAAACAGGGTCGCTTCAGACAAAATCTTCTGGGAAAACGGGTTGATTATTCAGGCCGTTCAGTAATTGTCGTCGGTCCTGAACTCAAGCTGTATCAGTGCGGTCTTCCCAAGAAGATGGCCATTGAATTGTTTAAACCCTTTATCATGAAGCGGCTTGTCGACAAGGATTATGTACAGAATATTAAATCCGCTAAAAAAATGGTGGAGAACGAAAGACCGGAAGTATGGGAAGTTCTGGAGGAGGTTATCGCAGAACACCCTGTTCTTCTTAACCGTGCTCCGACCCTTCACCGTCTGGGTATCCAGGCTTTTGAACCGATTCTTGTTGAGGGAAAAGCCATTAAACTTCACCCGCTGGTCTGTCATGCGTATAACGCTGACTTCGATGGTGACCAGATGGCCGTCCACGTACCGCTCTCACCCAGGGCGCAGTTGGAATGCTGGACGTTGATGTTGTCTTCACATAATCTTCTTTCTCCGGCCAACGGACATCCTGTTGTAACACCAAGCCAGGACATAGTACTCGGTATATACTATCTCACCGCGATGGTTGAGGGCAGCACCGGAGAAGACAAGTTTTTTGACGAATATGAGGATGTACTGAGGATACTTGAATATAGCGGAATAAGACTCAGAACTAAAATAAAGTTTTTGCAGGGCGATGAATTTATAGAGACCACTCCGGGACGATTGATTTTTAACAAGCTGCTTCCCGTTGACTTCCCTTTTGAAAACAAAGCTATCACTGATAAGGATATTTCACGGATAATAGCAAGTGTTTTGAGGCAGTATGGCCCCAATGTAACAGTAAAGATGCTCGATGATATCAAGGAAACCGGTTATCATTATGCGACACATTTTGGTCCCACTATCTCCATGTCAGATATAATAGTTCCTGAGGAAAAAAGAGGAATCATCGAGGCAGAAGATAAGAAGGTTGAGGCAATCGAAAATGAGTATCGAAACGGTTTTATCACCGATGAAGAGCGCTATAACCGGGTTATCAATCTATGGACAAATGCCAATGAAATGATCGCGAATAAAATGTTCGAGCAATTCTCCAGAAGCAGGGGTGGCATGAATCCGATATTTGCCATGGCCCAGTCGGGTGCCAGGGGAAGCAAGCAGCAGATTAGGCAGCTGGCGGGTATGCGCGGTCTTATGGCAAAACCTACCGGTGAGATCATTGAGGTCCCCATCAGGGCCAACTTTAAAGAGGGTTTGACGGTACTGGAATATTTTATTTCAACAAACGGAGCACGGAAGGGTCTTGCTGACACTGCCCTGAAAACAGCCGATGCAGGGTACCTGACCAGGCGGCTTGTTGATATAGCTCAGGACGTCGTCATTAACATTGAGGATTGCGGTACATCCGTCGGTATCGATATACACGCAATTAAAGAAGGTGATGATGTTATAGAATCACTGGGCGCACGAGCTCTGGGAAGAACGCTTTTGTACGATCTTATTCATCCCGTTACCGGTGAAGTTCTCCGTAAATCCGATGATATTGTCGATGAAGAAGTCGCTGAGTTGATTGATCAGTTAAACATAGATGCAATAGAAATACGTTCGGTACTCACCTGTGATGCAAGGCATGGTGTGTGTGCCAAATGTTATGGAAGAAACCTGGGAACATCGCGACATGTTGAACTGGGTGAGGCAGTTGGTATAATAGCTGCTCAATCGATCGGCCAGCCGGGAACCCAGCTGACCATGAGAACATTCCATATCGGCGGTATCGCATCACGTTCCGTTGAAGAAAGTGAAATTAAACTGAACTATCCGGTGTACATAAAGGAACTTACTTCCAAAACAATTAAAACTGATGATAAGAAGACCATTTCAGTTCGTCGTGGATATCTGATTGTACAACGCGTAATTTACAAACAGACCGTTAAGGGTGAGATAGAATTCAATCACAATGACGGTGAAAAAGTTTATGCCGGAACTGTCATAGCAAAGTCTGAAGACAAGGATATCATTGCCAAAAACTCCGGTATCCTGAAAATTGTTAAAAAGACATTTTATATCCTGGGCGATCCGCACTCCATACCCATCAATGTGGGAGCCGAGATGCAGACCAAAACCGACAAGTTCCATGAACGGGGAGAAATCATAGCCTCCTTTGATCCATGGTTTGAGCCGATTCTTACGGAAATCAGCGGCCAGGTTGAATATGTTGATATAGAACTGAATAAGAGTCTTCGTGAGGAAATTGATCCTCAATCGAATGTTACCAAAAGGGTAATTGTTGAGTATAAGACTGAAAAACTGCAACCCCGAATAAATATCACCGGTACTTCAGGTGAACCCCTTACTTACTTGCTGCCAAAAGGGGCACACATCATGCTGGATGATAAGATCAAGGTCGCAGCAGGTACCGTATTGGCGAAAATTCCACGCGGTGCTGCTAAAACCAAGGACATCACCGGGGGTCTTCCACGGGTAGCAGAACTCTTTGAGGCCCGGACACCGAAGGATGCGGCAACACTTACGGCCATCGATGGTACGGTTACCATCGGCGATACAGTAAAGAATAAGCGTAAGATCATTGTCGAGGGTTCGGATGGAACTCAGAAGGAATATTCCATTCCCGTATCAAAATTTCTCCGGGTTCAGGATGGTGACTGGATAGTAAAAGGTGAAAAAATAGATGATGGCCCGGTAGATCCCCATGAAATACTCAGGATCAAGGGACCCAGGGATCTGCAGAAATTCCTTGTAAATGAAATACAGGAAGTATATCGCTTGCAGGGTGTTGTAATCAATGACAAGCATATTGAGATAATAGTACGCCAGATGCTTCGAAAAGTTAAACTTGCCGATCAGGGCGATTCACAGTTTGTAATAGAGCAGATAGTAGACAAGTTTGATTTTATTGAAGAGAATAATCGTGTTCTCAGCGAGGGAGGAAAACCTGCCACGGCCATTCCTGTTCTCATGGGTATAACGAAAGCGGCACTCAATACTGAATCATTCATATCAGCCGCATCGTTCCAGGAAACAACACGCGTACTCACAGATGCGGCAATTAAAGGTAAAGTTGATCAGCTGCGGGGATTAAAAGAAAATGTCATCATCGGGCATCTTATCCCGGCAGGAACCGGTGTAAGAGATTATAATCGTGTTGAGGTATATCAAAAGACTCCGGGCGACCTGGAAGGGTCATTTGAAGATGAAGAAGGACAGGCTGAAATTGAAGAAGCTCTGCCCATGGAAGAAGCCCCGGTAGTAAAAAAGCCGATTAAAAGTGATACGGATTCCGTAGACGATATGAAAGATGAGGATGATGACGAAGATTTTGATTAG
- a CDS encoding 30S ribosomal protein S12: MPTINQLIRNGREAKKKKSKSPALQQCPQRRGVCTRVMTFTPKKPNSALRKVARVRLTNGIEVTAYIPGIGHNLQEHSAVLIRGGRVKDLPGVRYHIIRGTLDSLGVEDRRKSRSKYGAKRPKA, translated from the coding sequence ATGCCAACAATCAATCAACTAATCCGCAATGGGCGGGAAGCAAAGAAGAAAAAATCTAAATCTCCGGCTTTACAACAATGCCCCCAGAGACGAGGTGTATGCACCCGTGTCATGACTTTTACTCCTAAAAAGCCTAACTCTGCGTTGAGGAAAGTTGCCAGGGTGCGACTGACCAATGGTATAGAAGTTACTGCGTACATTCCCGGGATTGGACACAACCTGCAGGAGCACTCTGCGGTGCTTATAAGGGGTGGCAGGGTAAAAGACCTTCCCGGTGTAAGATATCACATCATTCGTGGTACGCTTGATTCTCTTGGTGTTGAGGATCGAAGGAAAAGCAGATCGAAGTACGGTGCAAAAAGACCGAAAGCTTAA
- a CDS encoding 30S ribosomal protein S7: MRRRRPPKREILPDPKFGSKLVTKFINCMMFDGKKGVSETTFYKAMEILENKAKKDPVEVFVQALENVKPLVEVKSRRVGGATYQVPVEIRPERRQALGIRWIIIHSRGRSEKTMFERLAGELMDSFNNTGTSIKKKEDTHKMAEANKAFAHYKF; encoded by the coding sequence ATGCGAAGAAGGAGACCGCCAAAACGGGAAATATTGCCAGATCCAAAATTTGGAAGCAAACTGGTAACCAAATTTATTAATTGCATGATGTTTGATGGCAAAAAGGGAGTCTCTGAAACAACTTTCTATAAAGCCATGGAAATATTGGAAAATAAAGCGAAAAAGGACCCTGTTGAAGTTTTTGTGCAGGCCCTTGAAAATGTGAAACCGCTTGTTGAGGTTAAATCACGGAGAGTAGGCGGTGCAACTTATCAGGTACCGGTTGAGATAAGACCGGAGCGACGCCAGGCATTGGGGATCCGCTGGATTATTATACACTCCAGAGGACGTTCTGAAAAAACCATGTTTGAACGTCTTGCTGGCGAGTTAATGGATTCATTCAACAACACCGGCACCTCAATCAAGAAAAAAGAAGATACTCATAAAATGGCTGAAGCAAATAAGGCTTTTGCCCATTATAAATTTTAA
- the fusA gene encoding elongation factor G gives MGRELPLNRTRNIGIMAHIDAGKTTLTERILFYTGKTHKLGEVHDGNTEMDWMVQEKERGITITAAATTCSWKHTRINIIDTPGHVDFTMEVERSLRVLDSSIAVFDGVAGVEPQSETVWRQADRYHIPRICFVNKMDRIGADFDRCLLMIRTKLFAIPLPVQLPIGVEDTFEGVIDLVTMKALYWMDLEGREMQERDIPETIKDKAERARSEMIELLAEHDDSIMEKYLEGINPGIEEIKEAIRRSTIKTDLFPVFCGSALKNKGVQPILNAIIEYLPSPRDVKPVSGHDVNNHDIILSREASDKEPMSCLVFKIMSDPYVGKLTYIRLYSGHMKSGDSILNVATNKKERINRFLRMHANDREDVAEVYTGDIVAVVGLKNARTGDTLADEKQPILLERMVFPDPVISVAIEPKTKADQEKLITTLHRLEDEDPTFKLSTNPDTGQTLVSGMGELHLDIIIDRLTREFNVKANVGRPQVTYKETITASAQAEQVYERQIAGKDQFGHVKLFLEPSERGAGFIFENKVADSVIPAQFIGDIESGIRDSMEAGVIAGYKMEDIKAVLIGGSFNENKSVDVAYRIAANQAFREAVRNASPLLMEPLMKLEVVTPDEYTGDIINDLNSRRGKIENIDMRGQLKIIDGVVPLSEVFGYATSIRSMSQGRASHTLQFSQYEIVPQNVTENIIARMRGSIYN, from the coding sequence ATGGGCAGAGAATTACCGCTTAATAGAACAAGAAATATCGGCATAATGGCTCATATCGATGCCGGGAAGACAACTTTAACAGAACGTATTCTGTTTTATACTGGTAAAACCCATAAATTGGGAGAAGTCCATGATGGAAATACGGAAATGGACTGGATGGTCCAGGAAAAAGAGAGGGGCATAACCATTACGGCAGCCGCCACTACCTGCTCATGGAAACATACCAGAATAAATATTATCGATACTCCCGGTCATGTTGATTTTACCATGGAGGTAGAAAGAAGTCTCCGTGTCCTTGATTCATCTATTGCGGTTTTTGACGGCGTAGCAGGTGTTGAACCCCAGTCAGAGACCGTTTGGAGGCAGGCCGATAGATATCATATCCCCCGCATATGTTTTGTCAATAAGATGGATAGGATCGGCGCTGATTTTGACAGGTGTCTTTTAATGATCAGAACAAAGCTTTTTGCAATACCGCTTCCCGTGCAACTGCCTATTGGCGTAGAGGATACCTTTGAAGGTGTTATCGATCTTGTAACCATGAAGGCTCTATACTGGATGGATCTGGAAGGGCGCGAAATGCAGGAGCGGGATATTCCGGAAACAATCAAGGATAAAGCCGAACGTGCCAGGAGTGAAATGATAGAACTGCTGGCTGAACATGATGATTCGATTATGGAAAAATATCTCGAGGGAATAAATCCCGGGATTGAGGAAATCAAAGAGGCAATCCGCCGTTCGACTATCAAGACGGATCTTTTCCCTGTATTTTGCGGATCGGCCTTGAAAAATAAGGGAGTGCAACCGATTCTGAATGCAATTATTGAATATCTTCCTTCTCCCCGTGATGTAAAACCCGTATCTGGTCACGATGTGAACAATCATGATATAATACTGTCTCGTGAAGCAAGCGACAAGGAACCTATGAGCTGCCTGGTGTTTAAAATCATGTCAGATCCCTATGTGGGGAAATTGACATATATTCGACTGTACTCGGGTCACATGAAATCGGGCGATTCGATTCTCAATGTTGCAACAAATAAAAAAGAGCGTATAAATCGGTTTCTCCGAATGCATGCAAATGATCGCGAAGATGTTGCTGAGGTCTATACAGGAGACATCGTGGCGGTAGTGGGACTCAAAAACGCAAGGACCGGGGATACTCTGGCCGACGAAAAACAACCTATTCTGCTTGAAAGAATGGTATTCCCGGATCCGGTAATATCTGTTGCCATAGAACCGAAGACTAAGGCTGACCAGGAAAAATTAATTACTACACTGCACAGACTGGAAGACGAGGATCCGACATTTAAGTTATCAACTAATCCCGATACGGGCCAGACGCTTGTATCCGGTATGGGCGAACTCCATCTTGATATTATTATAGATCGGCTTACAAGAGAATTTAACGTTAAGGCCAACGTGGGAAGACCTCAGGTCACCTATAAGGAGACAATTACTGCCAGTGCACAAGCGGAGCAGGTTTATGAGCGTCAGATTGCGGGGAAGGATCAATTTGGGCATGTTAAATTATTTTTAGAACCTTCTGAAAGAGGCGCCGGGTTTATTTTTGAAAATAAGGTTGCAGACAGTGTTATTCCCGCTCAATTTATTGGTGACATTGAATCGGGAATACGTGATTCTATGGAAGCGGGAGTTATCGCCGGCTATAAGATGGAAGACATAAAGGCTGTTTTGATTGGGGGCTCTTTCAATGAGAATAAGTCAGTTGATGTGGCATATAGGATCGCGGCGAATCAGGCTTTCCGAGAAGCGGTTAGGAATGCATCCCCATTGCTTATGGAACCACTTATGAAACTGGAAGTTGTTACTCCCGATGAATATACCGGCGACATTATTAATGATCTCAACAGCCGTAGGGGGAAAATTGAGAATATTGATATGCGCGGACAATTAAAAATAATTGATGGTGTTGTACCGTTGTCTGAAGTCTTTGGCTATGCAACCAGTATACGTTCCATGAGCCAGGGTAGAGCCTCACATACGCTGCAGTTTTCACAGTATGAGATTGTGCCCCAGAATGTGACAGAAAACATAATTGCGCGGATGCGCGGGTCGATTTATAATTAG
- the tuf gene encoding elongation factor Tu: protein MAKEKFNRAKPHVNVGTIGHIDHGKTTLTSAITKCFHLKYGTGKAVSFDQIDNAPEEKARGITIATSHQEYETPNRHYAHVDCPGHADYIKNMITGAAQMDAAILVVAATDGAMPQTREHVLLAKQVNVPFMIVYLNKVDMLDPSDRDEMVELVEMEIRELLSKNDFPGDEVPIISGSALKALEAADAGKTDDEWFQTVLKLGEALDSYVPEPQREVDKPFLMPIEDVFSITGRGTVVTGRIERGVVKTGEEVEIIGFAETKKSVCTGVEMFRKILDEGRAGDNVGCLLRGVGKDDVMRGQVLAKPGSITPHRKFDGRVYILKKEEGGRHTPFFSNYRPQFYFRTTDVTGIIELPAGVEMVMPGDDIDMKVELITPIAMEEELRFAIREGGRTVGAGVVVKINE from the coding sequence ATGGCAAAGGAAAAATTTAATAGGGCGAAACCGCATGTAAACGTTGGTACCATCGGACATATTGACCATGGTAAGACTACCTTAACCTCCGCTATTACCAAATGTTTCCACCTGAAATATGGAACGGGTAAGGCAGTCAGTTTTGATCAGATCGACAACGCTCCGGAAGAAAAGGCTCGTGGTATAACGATTGCCACTTCCCACCAGGAGTACGAAACTCCTAACAGACATTATGCTCATGTGGACTGCCCGGGGCACGCAGACTATATAAAAAACATGATCACTGGTGCTGCTCAGATGGATGCGGCGATCCTTGTTGTTGCCGCTACTGACGGTGCAATGCCTCAGACCAGGGAACACGTTCTTCTTGCAAAACAGGTAAACGTACCATTTATGATCGTGTATCTCAATAAAGTCGACATGCTGGATCCCTCTGACAGGGATGAAATGGTTGAACTGGTAGAAATGGAGATCAGGGAGCTTCTTTCCAAAAACGATTTCCCTGGTGACGAAGTACCAATAATTTCCGGATCCGCTCTGAAAGCTCTTGAAGCTGCTGATGCAGGTAAAACGGATGATGAGTGGTTTCAGACTGTTCTGAAGCTGGGTGAAGCCCTCGATTCATATGTTCCGGAACCACAACGTGAAGTAGACAAGCCCTTCCTTATGCCGATTGAGGACGTTTTTTCAATTACCGGCCGTGGTACTGTTGTAACCGGAAGGATCGAGCGTGGTGTGGTTAAAACAGGTGAAGAGGTTGAAATTATTGGTTTCGCTGAAACCAAAAAGAGTGTTTGTACCGGCGTAGAGATGTTCAGGAAGATTCTTGATGAAGGTAGGGCCGGTGATAATGTCGGATGTCTTCTGAGGGGTGTTGGCAAAGATGATGTAATGCGTGGACAGGTTCTCGCAAAACCGGGTTCGATCACTCCCCATAGAAAATTCGACGGTCGTGTGTATATTCTCAAGAAAGAAGAAGGCGGACGACATACTCCTTTCTTTTCAAATTACAGACCTCAGTTTTACTTCCGAACAACTGACGTTACGGGTATTATTGAACTTCCTGCGGGAGTTGAAATGGTTATGCCAGGTGATGACATTGATATGAAGGTCGAACTGATCACTCCTATAGCAATGGAAGAAGAACTCCGATTCGCTATCCGTGAAGGTGGTCGTACGGTTGGAGCTGGTGTTGTTGTTAAAATAAATGAATAG
- a CDS encoding 30S ribosomal protein S10, translating to MSKLTGQRIRVKLRSFDAKLLDQSAEKIVATTNRSGAKVAGPVPLPTKIEKFCVLRSPHVNKKSREQFEIRTHKRLIDIIDPNSDTVEALMKLELPAGVSVDIKS from the coding sequence GTGTCAAAGCTAACAGGACAAAGAATTCGAGTAAAACTGAGATCTTTTGATGCAAAACTATTGGATCAGTCGGCAGAAAAAATTGTCGCCACAACAAACAGAAGCGGCGCCAAAGTTGCTGGTCCTGTGCCGCTACCCACAAAAATAGAAAAGTTTTGTGTATTGAGATCTCCTCACGTAAACAAGAAATCTCGCGAACAGTTCGAGATCAGGACACATAAGAGATTGATTGATATTATTGACCCAAATTCTGATACAGTTGAAGCTTTAATGAAGCTTGAACTTCCAGCTGGTGTTTCTGTTGACATTAAATCATAA
- a CDS encoding 50S ribosomal protein L3 yields the protein MKKALIGKKIGMTQYIDENGTMVPVTVCELGPCVVVQKKSVEKDGYSALKLGYQDVKESKLTMPIAKDLKKRGIAPKRIFREVNLFDEALDVGTIVDCSIFAENQVVNIIGTSKGKGFAGVVKRHGFSGGRMTHGSHFHRAPGSVGACAYPSEIWKGKKMPGRHGSKKTTIKNLKIVKIFKEKNLVLILGAVPGRKNSLITVSEK from the coding sequence ATGAAAAAAGCACTGATTGGAAAAAAAATAGGAATGACGCAATATATTGATGAAAACGGAACTATGGTGCCGGTAACTGTTTGTGAATTGGGCCCCTGTGTAGTGGTGCAGAAAAAATCAGTGGAAAAAGACGGATATAGTGCATTGAAACTGGGGTATCAGGATGTAAAAGAAAGCAAGTTGACGATGCCCATTGCTAAAGATCTGAAGAAACGAGGAATCGCACCTAAAAGAATATTCCGTGAAGTTAATCTTTTTGATGAAGCACTTGATGTTGGAACTATTGTTGATTGTTCAATTTTCGCTGAGAATCAGGTTGTTAATATAATCGGCACATCAAAAGGAAAAGGTTTTGCTGGTGTTGTAAAGAGACATGGATTCAGTGGTGGTCGAATGACACACGGTTCTCACTTTCATCGTGCGCCAGGTTCAGTTGGAGCATGCGCCTATCCAAGCGAGATATGGAAAGGTAAAAAAATGCCTGGAAGACATGGATCTAAAAAAACTACGATTAAGAATCTTAAAATAGTGAAGATTTTTAAAGAGAAAAATTTAGTTTTAATTTTAGGTGCTGTTCCCGGAAGAAAAAATTCGTTAATAACGGTCAGTGAAAAATAA
- a CDS encoding 50S ribosomal protein L4, which produces MKVDKYNIEGKVVGQVDLADEVFASEINDVLIYELIKAANANKRQGTHKTKERAEVRGGGIKPWRQKGTGRARAGSSRSPVWVGGGTIFGPRPRDYRIELPKKIKKAAYRSLFSLKAKEGSIKVIEDFEATGKTKEVAKVGKALAVKKGVLVTQNDSINLKLAIRNLPWFVYNNVLRISSRDIFYSKDIIITESAVKVLNERLSKVGQ; this is translated from the coding sequence ATGAAAGTTGATAAATATAACATAGAAGGCAAAGTGGTTGGTCAGGTTGATCTGGCTGATGAAGTGTTTGCATCGGAAATCAATGATGTACTGATATACGAATTAATAAAAGCGGCCAATGCAAACAAAAGGCAGGGTACACACAAGACCAAGGAAAGAGCTGAGGTCAGAGGTGGCGGTATAAAGCCATGGAGACAAAAAGGTACAGGTAGGGCCAGAGCTGGTTCCTCGCGTTCACCAGTGTGGGTCGGTGGTGGAACGATTTTTGGTCCTCGTCCTCGTGATTATAGAATTGAGCTTCCTAAAAAAATAAAAAAAGCGGCATATAGGTCACTTTTTTCATTAAAAGCAAAAGAAGGAAGCATTAAAGTAATCGAGGATTTTGAGGCAACGGGGAAAACAAAGGAAGTCGCTAAAGTTGGTAAAGCGTTAGCGGTAAAGAAAGGCGTACTTGTAACGCAAAATGATAGTATCAATCTGAAGCTTGCAATCAGAAATTTACCATGGTTTGTATACAATAATGTGTTAAGAATTTCCAGTAGAGATATTTTTTATTCAAAAGATATAATCATTACAGAGAGTGCGGTTAAAGTACTTAATGAAAGATTATCCAAGGTGGGACAGTGA
- a CDS encoding 50S ribosomal protein L23 yields MMNPNDIILRPIISEKSTGLMELNKYVFEVPMKANKVMVKQAIKALFGVQPEKINIIRVRGKIRRIRYKYGYTSAWKKAVVTLKDGEKIDIFEAQ; encoded by the coding sequence GTGATGAATCCTAATGATATTATACTAAGGCCGATTATTTCAGAAAAGTCAACAGGGCTTATGGAACTGAATAAATATGTCTTTGAAGTTCCAATGAAGGCTAATAAAGTTATGGTCAAACAAGCGATAAAGGCACTGTTTGGTGTGCAGCCTGAAAAAATCAATATCATAAGAGTGCGTGGAAAGATTCGAAGAATACGATATAAATACGGATATACCTCTGCATGGAAAAAGGCTGTTGTTACTTTAAAAGATGGCGAAAAAATAGATATTTTTGAAGCACAATAG